A window of Candidatus Dojkabacteria bacterium contains these coding sequences:
- the uvrA gene encoding excinuclease ABC subunit UvrA — protein sequence MQEEIVIKGAKTHNLKNISLSIPKNKFVVITGVSGSGKSSLAFDTLYAEGQRRYVESLSSYARQFLGLMEKPDVESITGLSPAISIDQKTSSSNPRSTVGTVTEIYDYLRLLYTQIGEPHCPNCGRPIQAQTIQEIVAQINTKLLEGKEDKAKLQVLAPIVQAKKGSYKDLFDNLLSKGFLRVSVDGEVYSLDEADEIKLDKNKKHSIDLVIDRLVFDKALHEDSESEEYKSFQKRLNDAIELSSSMADGEVKILIDEEAHFYSESNTCFSCKLSFPKLKPASFSFNSPHGACQRCSGIGSLKEIDVEKIYNPRLSILEGGIFPWSNRTTSDSWTAKILQQVAVEHKFSLKTPIGEYPKEILDLIFYGTGAKERYRISYRNKRGELRDYDARFEGVVPEIERRYLETTSNYIRAETEKYMVERECSECHGARLKPYPLSVKLKDKNINELSNLQINDVVKFFKSLDLKGNRKEIADPISRELITRLTFLLDVGLDYLTLDRRASTLSGGESQRIRLASQIGTGLTGVLYVLDEPSIGLHSRDVDKLIKTLENLRDIGNSVVVVEHDYDTISRADHIVDIGPGAGVNGGEVVAEGVYKDFMKQGSLTAQYLLNKKQVGESLQDIENEETQNFVDGKRLVLKGVKTHNLKSVDLEVPLGKFVSVTGVSGSGKSSLVNDTLYPILMNEKMNGKQSVGEYESIEGLEHVQKVIGIDQSPIGRTPRSNPVTYIGAFQYIRDLFAMTPEARARGYTPGRFSFNVKGGRCEKCQGNGQIKVEMQFLADMYITCEECGGKRYNKEALQIDYKGKNISEVLDMSVAEAREFFSAISNIKRKLDLLSDVGLDYIKLGQYATTLSGGESQRIKLARELTKMVRGHTMYILDEPTTGLHFADVDKLLIVLKKLVNKNNTVLVIEHNMDIIRYSDWIIDLGPDGGDKGGLITAQGSMADIIAAGTHTGNYLKEYLDHTS from the coding sequence ATGCAGGAAGAAATAGTAATTAAGGGCGCGAAGACGCACAACTTAAAAAATATCAGCCTGTCCATCCCCAAGAACAAATTTGTTGTTATTACCGGCGTTTCTGGTTCTGGGAAGTCGTCGCTCGCTTTTGACACCCTCTATGCTGAGGGGCAGCGTCGTTATGTGGAGTCGCTCTCATCATACGCACGACAGTTCCTTGGACTCATGGAGAAACCCGACGTTGAGAGCATAACTGGACTATCCCCAGCTATCTCCATCGACCAGAAAACATCTAGCAGCAATCCACGATCGACAGTCGGCACAGTGACAGAGATTTATGACTACCTGAGGCTTCTTTACACCCAGATCGGTGAGCCGCACTGTCCAAATTGTGGCCGCCCTATCCAAGCCCAGACTATCCAGGAGATCGTCGCTCAGATCAATACGAAACTGCTTGAGGGCAAAGAAGACAAGGCTAAACTGCAGGTGCTTGCACCTATCGTGCAGGCAAAGAAAGGAAGCTATAAAGATCTTTTCGACAACCTTCTGTCCAAGGGATTCCTAAGAGTAAGCGTCGACGGTGAGGTATACTCACTAGACGAGGCTGACGAGATCAAGCTTGATAAGAACAAGAAGCACAGCATCGACCTAGTTATCGACCGACTGGTATTCGACAAAGCATTGCATGAAGATAGCGAAAGTGAGGAATATAAGAGCTTCCAAAAGAGGCTTAATGATGCGATAGAGCTCTCCTCAAGCATGGCCGACGGCGAGGTCAAGATCTTGATCGACGAAGAGGCTCACTTCTACTCCGAGAGCAACACCTGCTTCAGCTGCAAACTATCGTTCCCAAAGCTAAAGCCAGCCTCTTTCTCATTCAACTCACCACATGGAGCCTGCCAACGCTGCTCCGGTATTGGCAGCCTCAAAGAGATCGACGTAGAGAAGATCTACAATCCTCGTCTTTCTATCCTTGAGGGAGGCATATTCCCATGGTCAAATCGCACCACAAGCGACTCATGGACAGCCAAAATATTGCAACAGGTCGCCGTAGAGCACAAATTTAGCCTCAAGACCCCTATTGGCGAGTACCCGAAAGAGATCCTCGACCTTATCTTCTATGGCACAGGAGCCAAGGAGCGTTACAGAATCAGCTACAGAAATAAGCGAGGCGAGTTAAGAGATTATGATGCAAGATTCGAAGGAGTTGTGCCAGAAATTGAGCGCCGCTACCTTGAAACCACATCGAACTATATCCGCGCTGAGACCGAAAAATATATGGTTGAGCGAGAGTGCTCGGAATGCCATGGAGCTCGCCTCAAGCCCTACCCGCTATCGGTCAAGCTAAAAGATAAAAACATAAACGAGCTGAGCAATCTCCAAATCAATGATGTGGTTAAATTCTTCAAATCGCTTGATCTGAAGGGAAATCGTAAAGAGATCGCAGACCCAATTTCGCGCGAGCTGATAACCAGGCTTACATTCTTGCTCGACGTCGGGCTTGATTATCTCACCTTAGATCGACGAGCCAGCACTTTATCAGGCGGTGAGTCGCAACGAATTAGGCTAGCCTCACAGATAGGCACAGGGCTTACAGGTGTCCTTTATGTCTTAGATGAGCCATCAATCGGCCTCCACTCTCGCGACGTAGACAAGCTTATCAAGACTTTAGAAAATCTTCGCGATATCGGTAATTCTGTAGTGGTCGTTGAGCACGACTATGACACAATCTCTAGGGCCGACCATATCGTGGATATAGGTCCTGGTGCAGGTGTAAATGGTGGCGAGGTAGTTGCCGAGGGTGTATATAAAGATTTCATGAAGCAAGGCAGTCTAACAGCCCAGTACCTCTTGAACAAGAAGCAGGTCGGAGAAAGCCTTCAGGACATTGAGAATGAAGAGACTCAGAACTTTGTTGACGGGAAGAGGCTCGTCCTGAAAGGGGTTAAAACGCACAATTTGAAGTCGGTAGACCTCGAGGTACCTCTTGGCAAGTTTGTGAGCGTTACGGGCGTCTCAGGCTCTGGGAAATCCTCGCTTGTAAATGACACACTCTATCCGATCTTAATGAACGAGAAGATGAACGGCAAGCAAAGCGTTGGAGAATATGAATCTATCGAAGGGCTTGAGCATGTACAGAAAGTCATCGGAATCGACCAGAGCCCTATCGGGCGCACACCTCGCTCCAACCCTGTCACCTATATCGGCGCTTTCCAGTATATCCGAGACCTTTTCGCAATGACACCAGAGGCACGCGCCCGAGGCTATACACCAGGCCGATTTAGCTTCAATGTGAAGGGGGGGCGTTGCGAGAAATGCCAGGGCAACGGTCAAATCAAGGTAGAGATGCAATTCCTCGCCGACATGTATATCACCTGCGAGGAGTGCGGTGGCAAAAGGTATAACAAAGAGGCTTTGCAGATCGATTACAAAGGGAAAAACATCTCCGAGGTGCTAGATATGTCAGTAGCTGAGGCACGCGAATTCTTCTCAGCTATATCCAATATAAAGAGGAAGCTTGATCTACTAAGCGATGTTGGGCTCGACTATATCAAACTCGGTCAGTACGCCACTACCCTTTCAGGTGGCGAATCGCAGCGTATAAAGCTAGCTCGTGAGCTCACTAAAATGGTGCGGGGACACACAATGTATATCCTCGATGAGCCAACAACAGGCTTACATTTTGCTGACGTCGACAAGCTCTTAATTGTATTGAAAAAGCTTGTAAATAAGAATAATACCGTGCTCGTAATTGAGCACAATATGGACATCATCCGCTACTCTGACTGGATAATCGACCTAGGTCCAGATGGTGGCGACAAGGGTGGGTTGATCACCGCTCAAGGCAGTATGGCAGACATTATTGCTGCAGGTACGCACACTGGCAACTATTTGAAGGAATACCTAGACCATACCTCATAG
- a CDS encoding MBL fold metallo-hydrolase: MDTLRKNFITVLFLIGALIVDLLPDSSYNRVIFLDIGQGDASLIQYEGLNILVDGGPADYLTFALPRYMSVDDSKIDILIVSHPHADHISGILDIVDRYEIGEVWINPVCFNSSLYRLLLDLDLKIKPVNNLHELRYKDMVIQILHPFAAEARPSDCKGSVGSLNPTDKNVNNDSIVFLLEVAGKKLLFVGDAEAELEKKLLEEGSLEDIDLLKAGHHCSRSSSTEAFLTVTKPETAICSFASENSYGHPSPEALSRLANVDAKVLSTANKKSIVIGL, from the coding sequence ATGGATACTCTTAGGAAGAACTTCATCACTGTTCTCTTCTTGATCGGTGCTCTCATCGTAGATCTGCTCCCAGATAGCAGCTATAACAGAGTGATCTTCCTGGATATAGGGCAGGGTGACGCCTCTTTGATCCAGTATGAAGGGCTGAATATATTGGTGGATGGTGGACCAGCCGATTATCTTACGTTTGCCTTGCCGCGATACATGTCTGTCGACGACAGTAAGATCGATATACTGATAGTCTCGCACCCACACGCAGACCACATCTCGGGAATTCTAGATATTGTTGATAGGTATGAGATCGGAGAAGTATGGATTAATCCGGTCTGTTTCAACTCTAGCTTGTACAGACTTCTGCTAGATCTCGATCTCAAGATAAAGCCAGTTAATAACCTTCACGAACTCAGGTATAAGGATATGGTGATACAGATCTTGCATCCATTTGCCGCTGAAGCGAGACCATCTGATTGTAAAGGATCTGTAGGTAGCCTGAATCCCACAGACAAAAATGTGAATAATGACTCAATAGTTTTCCTTCTCGAAGTGGCAGGAAAAAAGCTGCTGTTTGTTGGCGATGCTGAAGCGGAGCTCGAGAAAAAGCTGCTAGAGGAAGGTTCGTTAGAAGATATAGACTTACTGAAAGCTGGTCATCACTGCTCAAGAAGCTCAAGTACCGAGGCGTTTCTGACTGTAACTAAGCCCGAGACTGCCATCTGTAGCTTCGCAAGTGAGAACAGCTACGGGCATCCTAGTCCTGAGGCTCTAAGCAGGCTGGCAAATGTGGACGCTAAAGTACTCTCCACAGCTAATAAAAAGTCTATTGTAATAGGGCTCTGA
- a CDS encoding rhomboid family intramembrane serine protease, which yields MWPISDSQKSKIFPVVTVVLILINVLFFVFQYLQSDLELFLQSYALIPTELIANGEWLTLVTSMFIHGGALHLFSNMWYLWVFGDNVEAKMGSGKYLLFYLVAGLVAALVQLGISWDTNVAIIGASGAISGVLGYYAVAFPQSKIKSFIIAYPRVGIYDISAKYLLAFWFALQFLNSLLSYSNGEGGVAWGAHVGGFLFGAGIAWLGKAMGGQVVPKK from the coding sequence ATGTGGCCAATAAGCGACTCGCAAAAATCAAAGATCTTCCCAGTGGTAACAGTCGTACTTATTCTAATAAATGTCCTCTTTTTCGTTTTTCAGTACCTGCAGTCAGATCTTGAACTGTTTCTGCAGAGCTATGCACTGATCCCAACAGAGCTAATTGCAAATGGCGAGTGGCTTACACTTGTTACATCTATGTTTATCCATGGTGGGGCGCTACATCTATTCTCAAATATGTGGTACCTCTGGGTGTTTGGAGATAACGTTGAGGCGAAGATGGGGAGTGGGAAGTATCTGCTGTTTTATCTTGTAGCTGGGCTCGTTGCCGCACTTGTCCAGTTAGGGATTTCGTGGGACACAAATGTGGCAATCATAGGAGCGAGCGGAGCAATTTCAGGAGTGCTTGGATATTATGCGGTTGCTTTTCCACAAAGCAAAATCAAGAGCTTTATAATTGCATATCCTCGCGTTGGGATTTATGATATTAGTGCGAAGTATCTACTAGCGTTCTGGTTTGCTTTGCAGTTCTTAAACAGTTTGTTGAGCTATAGCAATGGCGAGGGCGGCGTAGCATGGGGAGCACACGTTGGTGGCTTCCTCTTCGGAGCTGGGATCGCCTGGCTGGGTAAGGCAATGGGTGGTCAGGTTGTGCCCAAGAAGTGA